The nucleotide window GGAACAGATCCAGGTGCATGCCGAGTGCGTCGGCGAGTATCGACTTGATGACGTCACCGTGGCTGACCGCGACCCATACGGCCTCGGGCCCGTGCTCGGCTTCAACGGCGGCATCGTGGCGGCGAATCGCGGCCACCGCCCGAGCCTGCATCGCGGCCATCGATTCACCGCCGGGAAAGACGACGGCGGAGGGCTGCGACTGCACCAGCGACCACAGGTCTTCGGTCGCGAGATCGGTGAGCTTCCGGCCCTGCCACTGGCCGTAGTCGCATTCGGTGAGATCGACGTCGACAGGTGCCTGTGGCGTGCTCGGCTGGCGATCAAGGATGTGCTGCGCGGTCTGCTGACACCGCTCCAGCGGGCTCGAGACCACCGCGGCGAGGGGGACTGCCGCGAGCCGCTCTCCCGTGACAGCAGCCTGGTCCCGTCCGGTCTCGTCCAGACTGACGCCCTCGGCCCTGCCGGCCAGGACCCCGGTGGCATTTGCTGTGGTGCGGCCGTGCCGCACGAGAATCACTGTCGCCATCCAGCCAGCCTAACCACCCTGGCGACGACGTCTGCACGTCGGGTATTTTGGTGGCGGTGGCAGCCGCCACCTAGTGCGCTTCCACGTGAGGACCACGTGAATCATCGCGGAGAGCCCTGAGCACTTCAGGACATGTCCGGATGGGGTGCGGCGCTCAGTGCGCCAACTTCATTCCGCCGATGCCTGACATCGGCCGACGAAAGGACATGGCATGGTGTCGAAGGACGAAAAGAACCTTTCCTAGGTGATCGACAAGATCTCGAAGATGGATGAGCCGCGGCGGTCCGTCATGCAACAAGTGCACGACGTCGTCGTGACTGCGGCACCCTCCCTGAAACCCCGGATCTGGTACGGCATGCCCGCCTACGCGAAATCTGCGAGCGCTCCAGCCCTCCTCACGCTCCGCAACGATGAACGCTTGAACGTCGCGATCACCGAGAAGGCCACCTTCCGGCCGGCAGGCGGGGCGGACGCGGGGCTGATGCCCGCCGCGTGGTATTTCGAGACCGTGGACCCCGAGACCGAGAAACGCATCGCTGAGATCGCTCGTTCGGTAGTGGACTGAGCATCCAGTGAGCGCCCTCTTGGCTGCCCGGGGAGGGCGCTCGCCGCTCAGCTGCCCCGATAGAAGCTGGACCGCAGAAGTCGGGCGACGCAATTCCACCTCGACCAGAGTGGACGGTGAAGGGAGCAACCATGATCGAAAACCTCAACCGCCTCGTCGACGAGATCGAGCAGCGTCTTGCTGAAGACCTCGACGTCGACGCGCTCGCGAGAACTATGGGCACGACGGGCTACCACGTCCGCCGCATGTTCTCCTCGCTGGCGGGCATGCCCGTGTCTGACTATGTCCGGCGTCGGCGGATGACCGTCGCCGCTGCGGACGTGGTCGGTCAGGAGGATCTGCTCACGATCGCCGTGCGCTACGGGTACGGTTCCACCGAGGCTTTCGGGCGAGCGTTCCGTGCAGTGCACGGGGTGAGTCACGGTGAGGTGCGCCGTCATGGCGGCCCCCTTCGCAGTCAACCACAGCTCAGGTTCCGCCTGACCGTCGAAGGGAGCACCTCCATGGATGCCAGAATCACAGAACGACCGACCTTCCAGCTGATCGGGCACGCCGTCCGGGTGCCGCTGATCCATGAGGGCGTCAATCCGCATATCCAGCGGCATATCGCTTCTCTGCCCGCCCAGGAGCACGAGCGCCTGAAGGAGCTCGGCAACACCGAACCTGCCGGGCTGCTGCAGGTGAGCGCCGACGTCGACCCGGACTATTCCGAAGGCAGTGAGCTGACCTATCTCCACGGCGTCGCGGTCGACGACGGCGCCGCAGTGCCCGAGGACCTCGATGTGATCGAGGTGGCTGCGGGGGAGTGGGTGGTCTTCCGCAGCTCGGGGGCCCATCCGGCTGCTCTTCAGGAGGCCTACGCGGCGTCGGCGGCCGACTGGTTCCCGTCCAATCCGTGGAGGCTGCGGCCAGGCCCGTCGATCGTCTCCGTGATCGACCGTGCTCCGGACTTCAGCTCAGCGACGTGTGAATTGTGGTTCCCGGTCGAGCGCGCCTGACTCCAAGCAGGGTCGGGTTCCGTGTCGAACGGAGCCCGACCCTCTCTTCGTTCACGTGGTGTGTGACGATTGACCCCGGCGCACTCCGATCTCATCGTCTGGAACGCCACAGCATCACCATTCCTGACCTGGGTGAGGAGTGGGAAGGTGCGGAAGTGGCTTTCCTGGCAGACATCCAGGTCGGCATGTGGGGGACCAACACCGGGATGGCCGAAAGGGCCGTGGAGCGAATCGTCGAGGAAGAACCCGACCTGATTCTGCTCGGCGGGGACTTCGTCTACGGCGATGACCCCAGCACCGTGGACGACGCGATGTCGATACTCCAGCCCATCGTCGACTCTGGGATCACGACCGCAGCCGTCCTGGGAAACCACGACTATGAGGCCCACGCCGAGGAGAAGCTCACCAGCGCGCTTGAGTCCGCCGGCATCTCGGTCCTGCTCAACGAGGCACTTCCACTTTCACCCGCCGATGCCTCTCCAGAAGAGCAGTTCCACGTCGTCGGTGTCGGGCCCGCGCGTCCTGGGCTGGACCACGTCGAGCTGTCGCTGGCTGACCTGCCGGAGAGCGCGCCGCGGATGGTGCTCATGCACAACCCGGCGACGTACACCGAGCTTCCGGCTGAGAGCGGACCACTGTCTGTCGCGGGGCATACCCATTGCGGCCAGGTCGCGCTGCCGGGGACACTCGACTGGTCCTGGATGGGGCTGACCGAAGAAGAACGCATCGTCACCGGGGGCTTCGCGCCCGACGACCACGGAGAGGCGGGGAATCAGATGTTCGTCACCTGCGGCATCGGGTTCAGCCTCGTTCCCGTCCGCATCGCCGCTCCGCCGCAGATCGTGTTCTTCGAACTCAGCGCCGCCGAGTAGAACGAGACCTCGCCCGCGATCGTTGACACTCCGTGGCTGACCCCACACTGTTGATCGCACCATGGATCTGCGGCCTCGATGGGGGTCTGATATGAGTGCTGTCTACACCTGGGATGTCTTCTCCACGCTGGACGGCTATGGCTCCTTCACCGAGCACGCGGGCTGGGGAGGCTACTGGGACAAACAGGGCCCCGAGCTGCTGGAGCACCGCGCCCGGCAGTTCTCTGCGGAGCAGCACATGGTCTACGGCGCCACCACCTTCCGTGAGGTCGCCGAGATCATGTCGGCTGCCACAGACCCCAACGCCTGGGACGAGTGGAACGTTCGACTCCTGCAGATGCCGGCCACGGTGATCTCCTCCACCCTGCGCGACACCCTCGGCTGGCCACAGGCGGAGATCGTGCAAGGCGACGCGGTCGACGTCGTCCGTCGGCTGAAAGCGGACTCTTCCATCCCGCTGCGTTCCCAGGCGAGCCTGTCGCTGAACCGTGAGCTCATGGCCGCAGGACTGATCGACCGTCTGCAGGTCACCCTCTTCCCCGTGATCTCGGGCAGGAGCGGCACGAGTCCGATTCTGCGAGATGCCGAGGACTACGACCTGGACCTGCTGGAGAGCCGCACCCTCGACGGCAGAACCATGGAGCTCGTGTACCGCCCGACCCTGCGCAGGCGGTGAGGCGATGATGTCCGACTTTCACACCTCCACCGTCCAGCTCGACGACCGGTGATCCGCCAGGGGTCCCGCGACACCGCGCAGAACTTGGCATGAGCTCAGCGCAGCTGCTCGTAGTGCTCCGAGAGTCGGGGGTAGTAGTCATCCCAATTCACCGTGGAGGCGTCCGCCCCGGCCAGAACCCTGGCCAGACGATCGAGGTAGTACTCCCATCCCGGCCCCACGCTGCCCAACGCCTCGTCTGACGCCCGCTGGGCGAAGATCAGCTCCGTGGTGCCCTGCTCCTGGTGCAGCTCGAACCGCAGGTGCCAGACGTTGGAGCCGACGCCTGTGTCCACTGCGAAGCTGTGTGGTGGGCGGCAGTCCCGGATGAGGCATTCCTCCGGCGGCGCCTCCTCACCCTCGGCGGTCATCCGGAAGGTGACCTTGCCGGAGGCCGGGTCTCCCTCCCACCGGCCGATCCACTCCTCGAGCCGCTCAGATTTTGTCACCGCGGCCCAGGCCTCTTCGATGGGCAGCTGGAAGCGGCGCTCCAGGCGGAGTTCCCGGCCCAGCGGACCATCCTGCAGCCGTCCCGTGGGTTCGGGCTGGGTGGGGTGTGGTGCAGCGGACTTTGATCCTGTGGGATCTGGTGCTGCGGATTCTGATGCGGTGGTCATCGCGGACCCCTCAAGGCTGAGGCAGGAGGACGGTGGAGTAATTCACCGTGGGGCGTGACGTCAGGATACCTACGCGGAGCGCCGGTGGGGATAGACCGGCTCCCGGTCCTGGAAATCCAGGATGCTGTGATTCTGGATCACGCCGTTGTGGATCTCAATGGCGCGCGAGATCGTGAGGTTCTTCGCCCACGCGGCGGGCCCTTCCATCACGGTGCGCAGGAACGGCAGGATCGCCCCGCTGACCTCCCAGGTGGCGGAGTTCCACAGGTAGGACGGGGTGTGGTCCACGGCGTAGTAGTTCACACCCCGGCCCACCGTGAACATCGGCTCACCGAAGGTGGTGGGCTTCGGCCATTCGAAGCCCATGCCCGCGTCGCAGGAGACATCGATGATCAGACTTCCCGGGGCGAAGAGGTCCAGGTCCTCGTTGCGCAGGTAGGTCAAGGGTGCCGACACGTCCTGGAGCGTGCAGTTGACCACGATGTCGTGCGAGGCCAGAAACTCCGGGAGCAGCACGTCCCCGTCCGGGGTGAGCACGGTGCTCAGGTGTGTCGGACCGCCGTCGGTGTTGAGCTGAGCGATGTGGGCGGAGTGGATCGGTGAGCCGACCGCCGTGGCTCCGCGCTGGGTGAGCACCTGGATGTCGTGGATGCCGTGTGCCTTCAGCGCTGTCACCGCACCGCGTGCCGTCGCGCCGAAGCCGATGACCACCGCGCTCAGGCGTGGCCCGTAGTCGCCCGTGGAGCCGATCAGGCTCGTGGCGTGGATGACGGAGCAGTAGCCGGCCAGCTCGTTGTTCATGTGGAAGACGTGCAGGCTGAAGTCACCCCGGCGGGTCCAATGCTGCATCGCCTCGAAGGCGATCAGCGTCAGCCGTCCATCGATCGCGGTCTGGGTCATCGCGGCATCCTGCACGCAGTGCGGCCATCCCCACAGCACGCGGCCCGCGGGCATGGCTTCCACATCCTCGGCCTGCGGCTTGGGCAGCAGCAGCACATCTGCGGCGTCGATCACCTCGGCGCGTTCGGCTACTGTGCCGACACGGGATTCGAGGTAGCCCGGTTCGAGCTGGAAGTCCTGCCCGTAGCCGCGCTCCACGATCATTCGCGCGCGCAGGTCCGGGTCGATCTGATCCAGGTGGCGGGGGTGGATGGGCAGCCGACGCTCGTTCTCCATCGAAGAGTTCGCCAGAAGCCCGAGGCTGAGCAGCGACGCGGGAGGAACAGGTGAGGCTGCCGCAGCAGGTGAAGCAGGGGTGAAGCCGGTCATCCAGAGTCCCGTCATGAGGGAGCCAAGGACGGCTCCTTCCTTGACTGTACGCCGATCTCCCGCCGTCCACGCCGGGCGCGGGTCGGGTTCGGCGACTGGGGCGTCAGTCCACGCCGGGTCGACGCCGGTTCTGCTTCACCTCGGCCCGCTCCCGCTTTCCCTGCAGCCGCCGGCGATGGGATCCGCGGGTGCGTCGGGTGGGACGCCGAATGATCGGCGGAGCGATCGCCTCCCGGATCAGCTCTGCCAGACGCTGCCGCGCCGCGATCCTGTTGCGGTGTTGAGACCGGTGCTCCGCGGCGCTGATGGTCAGCACCGTGCCAGCCAGCCGCGCGTCGAGCCGCTCAAGGGCGAGCCTGCGCTGGGGCTCCGTGAGCGCCGTCGTCGTGCCGAGATCGAGCCTGAGCTGGACGCGAGAATCGGTGGTGTTGACGCCCTGGCCGCCCGGTCCCGAGGCATGGGTGAACTGCTCGGACAGCTCTCCAGCCGGCACGATGAGCCCGTGCGGCGCTCCAGGCCCCGGCGGTATGCGCAGATTCTCCACACACACCAGTCTGCCGCACCGGAGAGGGCAGAGGGTCTGGGCCCGGGTCCCGGCTCAGCGTCGCAGCTCAGCCCAGCGCTTCCAGGATCTGCACCGCCGCGCCGGTCCCGTCCTCCGATGCCATGCTGCGGGCTGCGGACTCTACGGCCGGTCGGTAGGACTCCGCCTCGGCCAAGCCGCGGGTCACAGTCTCCGCGGTGAGTCTCCGCTGGGGAATCGGCGCCGGGGAGAGCCCCTGTTCATGCAGACGCCTGCCCCAGAAGGGCTGGTCGGCGATGAAGGGGACGGGGATGGAGACGGCCCCTGCGGCGGTCGCCGCGTGCACCGTCCCGATCCCGCCGTGGTGGACCGCTGCCAGCGCCTGCGGCAGGACTGCCTCGTGCGGGACCGAAGGGGTGACAAGCAGGTCCTCACCGGCCAGCGAGGGCGGCACCTGTAAGCCCCCGAGCCCGGTCGCGATCAGTCCACGGGCGCCGAAGCTGCGGATGCCGCGGATGACCTCACTGGCGCGCGCCACCGGATCATCGGTTGCCATGGACCCGAAGCCCGCGTAGACGAAGTCGCCCTCCGCGAGGAACCTCGCGAGCTCGGCGGAGACTGTTCCCTCAGCGAACCCGGTCTCTTCCGTGGTCACGGTCTCCGAAGCATCGCGTCTCCAGGGTCCGGTGAGGTGGACCGATGCGTCCCAGTCATCGGGTCGGCGCAGCAGGACGGGGCTGATGGGCAGGAGCGTGGCGGCAGGCGGGGCCGGCCGGCGGCGATAGCTGCCGACCATTCGGGAGACCTCGCTGAGGTCCTCCCGGAACATCGCCTCACCGGCGCTGGCCAGTCGATAGGTTGCTGGGTTGAAGCGTCCCAGATCCCTGGTGAGGGTTCCGGCGGCGGGAAACGCGCGGGTGGGCGTCACGGCGGGCACGATCTCGACCAGCACGTGGGGGATGGACAGGGCATCGGCGGTCACGGAGGCGGAGAGGATCTTCGGGTGCGCCACCAGGAGATCGGGACGGTAGTCCATCGCGGCTCGTGCTGACCCCAGAAGCACCTGCCGCATGAGCGGTTTCACCACGCTGCGATAGGAGCGGAATGCGGCTGCTGGGGAGACCCCCTGCTGCGCGATCAGCGCCGAGTAGTCGACCCCGAGGCTCACGACGTCGAGGTCCGCGAGGTCGGCGCCGGAATGGTCTGGAACCACCAGGCGCACCTCGTGTCCGGCCCGGACCGCCCGGTGGGCAAGCGCGACGAAAGGTTCCACGTCCCCGCGCGAGCCCGCGGTGGCCAGAAGGATCCGCATGTCACCGCACTCCTGTGGTGGTCCGCCCGAGCTGATTCTCCCGCTGCGGCGCGGCGAAGACCGTGGTGACCT belongs to Nesterenkonia halotolerans and includes:
- the arfB gene encoding alternative ribosome rescue aminoacyl-tRNA hydrolase ArfB, with product MENLRIPPGPGAPHGLIVPAGELSEQFTHASGPGGQGVNTTDSRVQLRLDLGTTTALTEPQRRLALERLDARLAGTVLTISAAEHRSQHRNRIAARQRLAELIREAIAPPIIRRPTRRTRGSHRRRLQGKRERAEVKQNRRRPGVD
- a CDS encoding N(5)-(carboxyethyl)ornithine synthase; the encoded protein is MTGFTPASPAAAASPVPPASLLSLGLLANSSMENERRLPIHPRHLDQIDPDLRARMIVERGYGQDFQLEPGYLESRVGTVAERAEVIDAADVLLLPKPQAEDVEAMPAGRVLWGWPHCVQDAAMTQTAIDGRLTLIAFEAMQHWTRRGDFSLHVFHMNNELAGYCSVIHATSLIGSTGDYGPRLSAVVIGFGATARGAVTALKAHGIHDIQVLTQRGATAVGSPIHSAHIAQLNTDGGPTHLSTVLTPDGDVLLPEFLASHDIVVNCTLQDVSAPLTYLRNEDLDLFAPGSLIIDVSCDAGMGFEWPKPTTFGEPMFTVGRGVNYYAVDHTPSYLWNSATWEVSGAILPFLRTVMEGPAAWAKNLTISRAIEIHNGVIQNHSILDFQDREPVYPHRRSA
- a CDS encoding dihydrofolate reductase family protein; translated protein: MSAVYTWDVFSTLDGYGSFTEHAGWGGYWDKQGPELLEHRARQFSAEQHMVYGATTFREVAEIMSAATDPNAWDEWNVRLLQMPATVISSTLRDTLGWPQAEIVQGDAVDVVRRLKADSSIPLRSQASLSLNRELMAAGLIDRLQVTLFPVISGRSGTSPILRDAEDYDLDLLESRTLDGRTMELVYRPTLRRR
- a CDS encoding SRPBCC domain-containing protein; its protein translation is MTTASESAAPDPTGSKSAAPHPTQPEPTGRLQDGPLGRELRLERRFQLPIEEAWAAVTKSERLEEWIGRWEGDPASGKVTFRMTAEGEEAPPEECLIRDCRPPHSFAVDTGVGSNVWHLRFELHQEQGTTELIFAQRASDEALGSVGPGWEYYLDRLARVLAGADASTVNWDDYYPRLSEHYEQLR
- a CDS encoding metallophosphoesterase; the protein is MAFLADIQVGMWGTNTGMAERAVERIVEEEPDLILLGGDFVYGDDPSTVDDAMSILQPIVDSGITTAAVLGNHDYEAHAEEKLTSALESAGISVLLNEALPLSPADASPEEQFHVVGVGPARPGLDHVELSLADLPESAPRMVLMHNPATYTELPAESGPLSVAGHTHCGQVALPGTLDWSWMGLTEEERIVTGGFAPDDHGEAGNQMFVTCGIGFSLVPVRIAAPPQIVFFELSAAE
- a CDS encoding AraC family transcriptional regulator — encoded protein: MIENLNRLVDEIEQRLAEDLDVDALARTMGTTGYHVRRMFSSLAGMPVSDYVRRRRMTVAAADVVGQEDLLTIAVRYGYGSTEAFGRAFRAVHGVSHGEVRRHGGPLRSQPQLRFRLTVEGSTSMDARITERPTFQLIGHAVRVPLIHEGVNPHIQRHIASLPAQEHERLKELGNTEPAGLLQVSADVDPDYSEGSELTYLHGVAVDDGAAVPEDLDVIEVAAGEWVVFRSSGAHPAALQEAYAASAADWFPSNPWRLRPGPSIVSVIDRAPDFSSATCELWFPVERA
- a CDS encoding DUF1801 domain-containing protein: MIDKISKMDEPRRSVMQQVHDVVVTAAPSLKPRIWYGMPAYAKSASAPALLTLRNDERLNVAITEKATFRPAGGADAGLMPAAWYFETVDPETEKRIAEIARSVVD
- a CDS encoding histidine phosphatase family protein, which encodes MATVILVRHGRTTANATGVLAGRAEGVSLDETGRDQAAVTGERLAAVPLAAVVSSPLERCQQTAQHILDRQPSTPQAPVDVDLTECDYGQWQGRKLTDLATEDLWSLVQSQPSAVVFPGGESMAAMQARAVAAIRRHDAAVEAEHGPEAVWVAVSHGDVIKSILADALGMHLDLFQRINVGPASASIVRYGAGRTSVHATNTDAGDLSWLAKGTPAGDAPVGGGAGHEKP
- a CDS encoding glycosyltransferase, yielding MRILLATAGSRGDVEPFVALAHRAVRAGHEVRLVVPDHSGADLADLDVVSLGVDYSALIAQQGVSPAAAFRSYRSVVKPLMRQVLLGSARAAMDYRPDLLVAHPKILSASVTADALSIPHVLVEIVPAVTPTRAFPAAGTLTRDLGRFNPATYRLASAGEAMFREDLSEVSRMVGSYRRRPAPPAATLLPISPVLLRRPDDWDASVHLTGPWRRDASETVTTEETGFAEGTVSAELARFLAEGDFVYAGFGSMATDDPVARASEVIRGIRSFGARGLIATGLGGLQVPPSLAGEDLLVTPSVPHEAVLPQALAAVHHGGIGTVHAATAAGAVSIPVPFIADQPFWGRRLHEQGLSPAPIPQRRLTAETVTRGLAEAESYRPAVESAARSMASEDGTGAAVQILEALG